In Calditrichota bacterium, the following proteins share a genomic window:
- a CDS encoding ferritin family protein, with the protein MTNTLKVEDVLKVAINAEISAYSLYQNLSEKMKNPAAKQMLVELALQEEGHRKALERVVATKDTNVLGRGLPEEDRGIHNFLQTSDLHENASVQEVMVFAMNEEQKAYDFYMSLRQQFVGTELEDLFDRLAAEERGHKVKLEDEYEQHFMTEN; encoded by the coding sequence ATGACAAATACTCTTAAAGTTGAAGATGTGCTGAAGGTTGCTATTAATGCAGAAATTAGCGCATACAGTCTTTATCAAAATTTGAGCGAAAAAATGAAAAATCCCGCGGCGAAACAAATGCTGGTGGAATTAGCGCTGCAGGAAGAAGGACACCGCAAAGCGTTAGAGCGAGTCGTTGCCACAAAAGATACGAATGTGCTCGGCAGAGGACTTCCGGAAGAGGATCGCGGCATTCATAATTTTCTGCAGACGTCGGATCTGCACGAAAATGCCTCGGTACAGGAAGTGATGGTTTTTGCCATGAATGAGGAGCAGAAAGCGTACGATTTTTACATGTCGCTGAGGCAGCAATTTGTCGGGACTGAGTTGGAAGACCTTTTCGATAGGCTGGCTGCGGAAGAGCGAGGTCATAAAGTCAAGTTGGAAGACGAGTATGAACAACATTTTATGACGGAGAACTAA
- a CDS encoding ferritin family protein — translation MSESTVKILKTAIEIEDKGMETFLKFARLTKDETGKNMFIRLAQDEMIHRRILDEQLYKLMEGKALGKVEIPKSEVEKIVPKIREKQQRTRGESGLLEVDALNTALDLEREASKFFRDQAEIVDDEDAKLLFIRLAEWEDAHYDIIQAELDSIQGTGFWFGIPEFRMDGKF, via the coding sequence ATGTCAGAATCAACAGTAAAAATTTTAAAAACAGCCATCGAAATCGAAGATAAAGGCATGGAGACATTTCTCAAATTTGCCCGGCTGACCAAGGATGAAACCGGCAAAAATATGTTCATTCGATTGGCGCAGGATGAAATGATTCATCGCCGCATTCTTGATGAACAGTTGTACAAACTAATGGAAGGAAAAGCGCTGGGCAAGGTCGAAATTCCCAAGAGCGAGGTGGAGAAAATAGTCCCGAAAATCAGAGAAAAACAGCAGCGCACCCGCGGCGAATCTGGTTTGCTAGAAGTTGATGCCCTCAACACGGCGCTGGATTTGGAACGGGAAGCGTCAAAGTTCTTCCGCGATCAGGCGGAGATCGTTGATGACGAAGATGCAAAGTTGCTGTTCATCAGACTGGCTGAGTGGGAAGATGCGCATTACGACATCATTCAGGCGGAATTAGATTCCATTCAGGGAACCGGTTTCTGGTTTGGCATTCCTGAATTTCGAATGGATGGTAAGTTTTAA
- a CDS encoding 2-oxoacid:ferredoxin oxidoreductase subunit beta: protein MNSLSKRSVIEGLKFAKSLNSQRWRDNLPTWCPGCGHFSALNGVYESVEKLNIAPKDFVLVSGIGCSGRFPFFINGFGIHSLHGRALPVATGVKIANPNLTVVVAGGDGDGLGIGGGHLPHAVRNNFDMTYVLLDNNIYGLTKGQVSPTSPLGMISTTSPYGNIAHPLNPTMLVLTYGATFVARVFSKDRALVSKTIQQAIAHPGFSVVHDLSPCVKFNKTVTYKSWDEIIKPLPENYQPINRAKALELAASEDPIYVGVFYQERVPTFHEKIDEIKSNIKNNK, encoded by the coding sequence ATGAACTCACTCAGTAAGCGCTCGGTCATCGAGGGACTGAAATTTGCCAAATCGCTGAATTCGCAGAGATGGCGGGACAATTTGCCGACCTGGTGCCCCGGCTGCGGCCATTTTTCTGCGCTGAATGGCGTGTACGAATCTGTGGAAAAATTGAACATTGCACCGAAAGATTTTGTGCTCGTTTCCGGCATTGGCTGTTCTGGTCGATTTCCGTTTTTCATCAATGGCTTTGGTATTCATTCGCTGCACGGCCGAGCTTTGCCAGTGGCAACGGGCGTCAAAATTGCCAATCCGAATTTGACAGTGGTCGTCGCTGGCGGCGACGGCGACGGGTTGGGAATTGGCGGAGGACATTTGCCGCACGCGGTGCGAAATAATTTCGACATGACTTACGTGCTTCTGGACAATAACATCTACGGTTTGACCAAAGGGCAAGTTTCTCCGACGTCGCCGCTGGGAATGATCAGCACGACTTCTCCTTACGGGAATATTGCGCATCCATTGAATCCGACAATGCTGGTGCTCACCTACGGCGCGACTTTCGTGGCGCGGGTTTTTTCCAAAGATCGGGCGCTTGTGTCGAAAACTATTCAACAGGCAATCGCGCATCCCGGTTTCTCGGTGGTTCACGATCTTTCTCCGTGCGTAAAATTTAATAAAACAGTAACTTACAAATCCTGGGATGAGATAATCAAACCTTTACCGGAAAATTATCAACCCATAAATCGGGCAAAGGCGCTGGAACTGGCAGCAAGCGAAGATCCGATTTACGTTGGCGTTTTTTATCAGGAGAGAGTACCGACTTTTCATGAAAAGATAGATGAAATAAAATCTAACATTAAAAATAATAAGTAG
- a CDS encoding 2-oxoacid:acceptor oxidoreductase subunit alpha, with translation MRHKELSIRFCGIAGDGVVSSGKILAGTVASIGLFVMVNDIYSAEIRGLGKSTTTVRFSGKKIYSMGDGVDLLVGMAAKESISELDEVKSGGAVIYESSEPGEVAEGETLAAHISPDVRGYAVPLKRLANQASGSNRGRNIVAMGALCYLYSLPPEIFVNHITKLFQRKGDRVVESNVKAFRLGYDYCQENYPLREEFDLPATGEPKKLISGNEAVAKGAMNCGLHIYAGYPITPATKIMEYCAKDLPPLGGWTIQVEDEIAAISTVVGSWFAGRRAMTSTSGPGLALMSEMINLAVMAEIPAVIVDVQRGGPSTGLPTKVEQSDLNIAFYGGAGDSPRVVMAPADSEESYSGIQLAFDLAEKYQTPVIFLSDLFLGQRIETAILEEKIDRNRSTRKKPTAEDLKDYVRYQLTEDGVSPWIVPGESGAFYTVTGLEHNLRGNPNYESEVHQTMTEKRHRKFASMIEDIPPADVIGDKDAVIGIASWGSTIGAILEGMEIAREKGVKSKLIKSIMINPQHEESFRNFFDSCQRIIIPEMNFQGQYAALLKSRYGIKPVEMHLPAVNPVSPKVIAQKIMEVNDELTQ, from the coding sequence ATGAGGCATAAAGAGCTTTCCATACGTTTCTGCGGCATTGCCGGCGACGGGGTTGTTTCTTCCGGGAAAATTTTAGCCGGTACCGTCGCCAGCATCGGTTTATTTGTCATGGTGAACGATATTTACAGCGCGGAGATTCGCGGATTGGGAAAATCCACGACTACGGTGCGCTTTTCCGGCAAAAAAATTTACAGCATGGGAGACGGCGTCGATTTGCTGGTGGGCATGGCGGCAAAGGAATCAATTTCTGAACTGGATGAGGTCAAGTCTGGCGGCGCGGTGATTTACGAGTCGAGCGAGCCCGGCGAAGTGGCAGAAGGGGAAACTCTTGCCGCACACATATCTCCGGACGTCCGCGGTTACGCGGTGCCGTTGAAAAGGCTGGCAAATCAAGCGTCGGGTTCAAATCGCGGCAGAAATATTGTTGCTATGGGCGCGCTGTGCTATTTGTACTCTCTGCCGCCGGAAATTTTTGTCAATCATATTACAAAACTTTTCCAGCGAAAAGGAGATCGCGTCGTCGAGAGCAATGTGAAGGCGTTTCGGCTGGGATATGATTATTGTCAGGAAAATTATCCTCTGCGAGAAGAATTTGATTTGCCTGCAACGGGAGAACCCAAAAAATTAATCAGCGGGAACGAAGCGGTGGCAAAGGGAGCCATGAATTGCGGCTTGCACATTTACGCCGGTTATCCTATTACTCCGGCGACGAAAATCATGGAATACTGCGCCAAAGACTTGCCCCCGTTGGGCGGTTGGACGATTCAGGTGGAAGATGAAATTGCGGCAATCTCTACCGTTGTTGGTTCCTGGTTTGCCGGAAGAAGGGCGATGACATCGACTTCCGGCCCGGGACTGGCGCTCATGTCTGAAATGATTAATTTGGCAGTAATGGCGGAAATTCCGGCAGTGATTGTCGATGTCCAACGCGGCGGTCCCTCCACAGGTTTGCCCACGAAAGTAGAACAGAGCGATTTGAATATTGCCTTTTACGGCGGCGCTGGCGACTCTCCGCGCGTCGTGATGGCCCCGGCTGATTCTGAGGAGTCTTATTCCGGTATCCAGTTAGCTTTTGATCTGGCGGAAAAATATCAGACGCCGGTCATTTTTTTAAGCGATCTTTTTCTGGGGCAACGGATCGAGACAGCGATTCTTGAGGAAAAGATTGACAGAAATCGAAGCACGAGGAAGAAGCCAACCGCCGAAGATTTGAAAGATTACGTTCGCTACCAGCTCACCGAAGACGGCGTCTCACCGTGGATTGTGCCCGGCGAATCTGGCGCATTTTACACTGTGACAGGTTTAGAGCATAATTTGCGGGGGAATCCCAATTACGAGTCAGAAGTGCACCAAACAATGACCGAGAAACGACATCGAAAATTTGCTTCCATGATTGAAGACATTCCTCCGGCGGACGTCATTGGGGACAAAGATGCGGTGATCGGCATTGCCAGTTGGGGCTCGACTATCGGCGCGATTCTGGAAGGAATGGAAATTGCCAGAGAAAAAGGCGTCAAATCCAAATTGATCAAATCAATCATGATTAACCCACAGCATGAAGAGTCGTTCCGCAATTTTTTTGACAGTTGTCAGCGAATCATCATTCCGGAAATGAATTTTCAGGGGCAGTACGCCGCGTTGCTGAAATCACGCTACGGAATTAAACCCGTTGAAATGCACCTTCCGGCAGTCAATCCGGTGAGTCCGAAAGTAATTGCGCAGAAAATTATGGAGGTGAACGATGAACTCACTCAGTAA
- a CDS encoding NAD(P)/FAD-dependent oxidoreductase: protein MKYVIIGAGVAGVTAAETIRKYDSDGEIVLIGKEQFLPYKRYLLTEFFCGTIEKENLFSFSCEDIKKLKINFRKGQLAKSINFEDKKVKLFHNETVSYDKLLIATGGKPRIGPALTPFAKNLQLYYSLEDILLIKEKLPSVHTCVVFGQGISTLDLMAGLNNLKKEVIYITKKPRAFFPLLQANSDVDIHQFLTEKGVKIITNDRPVSIEKEDGRFVVETLNGEKMIADLVFAWDDYRPNIKFLQHTKIDRKIGILVDEHLRTSVGDVYAAGDCTEIYHPKIKNYWINFGYPNAIEQGEVAGKNMTGLKEAYQIHETLVFHVLGKPFEARWWE, encoded by the coding sequence ATGAAATATGTGATCATTGGCGCCGGCGTTGCCGGCGTGACTGCTGCTGAGACGATACGCAAATACGACAGCGACGGGGAAATCGTCCTCATCGGCAAAGAGCAATTTTTGCCCTATAAACGTTATTTGCTCACAGAGTTCTTTTGCGGAACAATCGAGAAAGAGAATTTGTTTTCGTTTTCGTGTGAAGATATCAAGAAGCTAAAGATCAATTTTCGAAAAGGCCAATTGGCGAAATCTATTAATTTTGAAGATAAAAAAGTAAAACTCTTTCATAACGAGACAGTGAGTTATGACAAACTGCTCATTGCAACGGGCGGCAAGCCTCGCATTGGGCCGGCGTTGACGCCTTTTGCCAAAAATCTTCAGCTCTACTATTCGCTGGAAGATATTTTGCTCATCAAAGAGAAATTACCCTCTGTGCACACTTGTGTGGTATTTGGTCAGGGGATCAGTACTCTGGATCTGATGGCGGGTTTGAACAATTTGAAAAAAGAAGTCATTTACATTACCAAGAAGCCTCGGGCATTTTTCCCACTATTGCAGGCGAATTCCGACGTTGACATCCATCAGTTTTTGACAGAAAAAGGCGTGAAGATCATTACCAACGACAGACCTGTTTCCATTGAGAAAGAGGACGGGAGATTTGTCGTTGAGACTCTCAACGGGGAAAAAATGATCGCTGATCTTGTTTTTGCCTGGGATGATTATCGTCCGAATATTAAATTTTTGCAGCACACAAAAATTGACCGCAAAATCGGTATTTTGGTCGATGAACATTTGCGGACATCGGTGGGGGATGTTTACGCCGCCGGTGATTGCACAGAAATTTATCACCCAAAAATAAAAAATTATTGGATTAATTTCGGCTATCCAAATGCGATAGAACAGGGAGAGGTCGCCGGGAAAAATATGACCGGCTTAAAAGAGGCTTATCAAATTCACGAGACTCTCGTTTTTCATGTTTTGGGCAAGCCTTTTGAGGCGCGTTGGTGGGAATAG
- a CDS encoding FAD-dependent oxidoreductase produces the protein MAEQILPEQPIISTDIIDRKWIDVNIPCKNACPIRTDIPGYIQAIMDGDYEKAYLVNRRDNVLPSILGRVCHHPCESACRHGWDGNGDPVSICFLKRSAADYGMKPVEIEIVPNGKTVAIIGSGPSGLTAANDLAQLGYAVTIFEQFDEPGGMLRYGLPEFRLPRDIVQQDVQSILDFGVELKTNIRVAGNEKLKQLADEFDAVVVAGGCMAPKTLDLPGIGAKGSFYGLEFMMAGNQEKIDYPIRNVIVIGGGFTAVDCARLAYRLGAEKITIVFLYTREMMSAGPHEIEAMEAEGVEFAFLVTPNVVLEKNGKVTGLRLLRNELLQSRSIKTIPDSDFEIEADTIVFAIGQKGETDVVDPEEKEKIPNLFFAGDFRNGASTVIEAAADGRKMAREVHTVLSGKKFEEYVKIEPAAGTGRKREFDFIPRQPMDELPLRERRDKTKEVELGFSQEKALVESRRCYLCHYNFQIDISRCIYCLACIDVMPVDCIKMATNIEIADDGNLIYEETKKWSEVQAIVIDNNKCIRCGNCYRACPVNCITISKYSLEIEERE, from the coding sequence ATGGCAGAGCAAATCCTACCGGAGCAACCTATTATTTCCACCGATATCATCGATCGAAAATGGATTGATGTGAATATCCCTTGTAAAAACGCCTGTCCCATTCGCACGGACATCCCTGGCTACATTCAGGCAATTATGGACGGGGACTACGAAAAAGCATATCTGGTAAATCGTCGCGATAATGTTCTGCCTTCAATTTTAGGCCGCGTTTGTCACCACCCTTGCGAAAGCGCTTGTCGCCACGGCTGGGACGGAAACGGCGATCCGGTGTCCATCTGTTTTTTGAAAAGATCGGCCGCAGACTACGGCATGAAACCGGTGGAAATTGAGATTGTCCCTAACGGAAAAACTGTTGCCATTATCGGCTCTGGTCCCTCGGGTCTCACTGCTGCCAATGATCTTGCCCAATTGGGATACGCAGTCACGATTTTCGAGCAATTCGATGAGCCCGGCGGCATGTTGCGCTACGGTTTGCCCGAATTCCGTCTGCCACGCGACATTGTCCAGCAGGATGTGCAATCGATTCTCGATTTTGGCGTTGAGTTGAAAACAAATATTCGTGTCGCCGGAAATGAAAAATTGAAGCAATTAGCTGACGAATTCGATGCCGTAGTTGTGGCTGGCGGATGCATGGCGCCGAAGACGCTTGATTTGCCGGGCATCGGGGCAAAAGGCAGTTTTTACGGACTCGAATTTATGATGGCAGGCAATCAGGAAAAAATAGATTATCCCATTCGAAATGTCATTGTCATTGGCGGCGGATTTACTGCCGTAGACTGTGCGCGGCTGGCTTATCGATTGGGCGCAGAAAAAATCACAATTGTTTTCCTGTACACGAGAGAAATGATGTCCGCCGGTCCCCATGAGATTGAGGCGATGGAGGCCGAAGGGGTTGAATTCGCTTTTTTGGTAACGCCGAATGTCGTCTTGGAAAAAAATGGGAAAGTGACAGGATTGCGGCTGCTGCGCAATGAGCTTTTGCAAAGCAGGTCAATAAAAACCATTCCTGATTCGGATTTTGAAATTGAAGCGGATACGATTGTTTTTGCCATCGGTCAAAAGGGAGAAACTGATGTGGTCGATCCGGAAGAGAAGGAAAAAATCCCGAATTTATTTTTTGCCGGCGATTTTCGCAATGGCGCTTCCACGGTGATCGAAGCAGCGGCAGATGGCAGAAAAATGGCGCGCGAGGTGCACACTGTTCTTTCTGGGAAAAAATTTGAGGAGTATGTTAAAATCGAACCGGCGGCTGGCACGGGTCGCAAACGCGAGTTCGATTTTATTCCGCGTCAGCCAATGGATGAATTGCCGCTACGGGAACGGCGCGACAAGACCAAAGAGGTGGAACTCGGCTTTTCGCAGGAAAAAGCCCTGGTGGAATCGCGGCGCTGCTACCTGTGCCATTATAATTTTCAAATCGACATTTCTCGCTGCATTTACTGCCTGGCGTGTATCGACGTCATGCCGGTGGATTGCATCAAAATGGCAACGAACATCGAAATTGCTGACGATGGCAATTTGATTTACGAAGAGACCAAAAAATGGAGCGAAGTCCAAGCCATCGTCATCGATAACAACAAATGTATTCGCTGCGGTAATTGTTATCGCGCTTGCCCGGTGAATTGTATTACTATCTCAAAATATTCACTGGAAATAGAGGAAAGGGAATAG
- a CDS encoding ferredoxin:thioredoxin reductase produces the protein MTVEKYYETLKKFAPKKGLILNPDWEIVKPLLEGLLKNGERYGYRTCPCRPAMGELEKDRDIICPCEYAKADIEEFGACYCWLYVSQDWIDGKVPHRQIPERRPVEKILDL, from the coding sequence ATGACGGTGGAAAAATATTACGAGACGCTGAAAAAATTTGCCCCGAAAAAAGGTCTGATTTTAAATCCCGATTGGGAAATTGTAAAGCCTCTGTTGGAAGGGCTATTGAAAAATGGCGAGCGCTATGGCTACCGAACTTGTCCTTGCCGGCCTGCAATGGGGGAATTAGAGAAAGACCGCGACATTATTTGTCCCTGCGAATACGCGAAGGCTGACATCGAAGAATTTGGCGCCTGTTACTGCTGGCTTTACGTGTCGCAGGATTGGATTGACGGGAAAGTACCGCATCGTCAGATCCCCGAACGGAGGCCTGTGGAGAAAATCCTCGATCTGTAA
- a CDS encoding glutaredoxin family protein, translated as MYEYEVTNRIPLLFALSTCPRCNRMKKFLQDNGVNAKIIDVDLLPLEEKKKHFRFLLASNPTLAFPTLLVGNVAVIGEDYDGAKEALNL; from the coding sequence ATGTACGAATATGAAGTAACGAATCGCATTCCGCTGTTGTTTGCATTGAGCACCTGTCCGCGGTGCAATCGAATGAAAAAATTTTTGCAAGACAATGGCGTCAATGCCAAAATTATTGATGTGGATTTGCTGCCGTTGGAGGAAAAGAAAAAACATTTTCGTTTCCTACTGGCGAGTAATCCCACACTTGCATTCCCGACGCTGCTGGTGGGAAATGTAGCAGTCATCGGCGAGGATTACGATGGAGCGAAGGAGGCGCTGAATCTATGA
- the bcp gene encoding thioredoxin-dependent thiol peroxidase, with product MLEVGAKAPDFTLMSDEGKEVSLSDFLGKKDIVLYFYPKDNTSGCTKEACSFRDNLPQIEAKDAIVIGVSPDSVKSHQNFIAKHNLNFTLLSDPEHKVAAAYGAWGEKKNYGRVYEGIIRSTFIIGKDGTIKKVFKKVKTAIHGEEVLEVL from the coding sequence ATGTTAGAAGTAGGAGCAAAAGCGCCTGATTTTACCCTGATGTCAGACGAGGGAAAGGAAGTGTCGCTTTCGGATTTTTTAGGAAAAAAAGACATTGTGCTATATTTTTATCCCAAAGACAACACCTCTGGTTGTACCAAGGAAGCGTGTTCGTTTCGGGACAATCTCCCTCAGATCGAAGCAAAAGATGCGATCGTTATCGGCGTCAGTCCCGACAGTGTGAAATCACACCAGAATTTTATTGCCAAACATAATTTGAACTTCACGCTATTGTCTGATCCGGAACATAAAGTCGCTGCTGCGTACGGCGCCTGGGGCGAAAAAAAGAACTATGGCCGCGTTTACGAAGGTATTATTCGTTCGACTTTCATAATCGGGAAAGATGGCACAATAAAGAAAGTTTTCAAAAAAGTGAAAACAGCCATTCACGGCGAGGAAGTACTCGAAGTTTTGTAG
- a CDS encoding rubredoxin produces the protein MEKYVCTVCGYVYDPEAGDPDNGVEPGTSFKNIPEDWVCPLCGAGKEDFELED, from the coding sequence ATGGAAAAGTACGTTTGCACAGTGTGCGGTTATGTATATGACCCCGAAGCTGGCGATCCTGATAACGGAGTGGAGCCAGGAACCAGTTTTAAAAACATTCCCGAAGACTGGGTGTGCCCATTGTGTGGCGCCGGCAAAGAAGATTTCGAGCTTGAAGATTAA
- a CDS encoding CBS domain-containing protein — protein sequence MKVKDILSDKGSFVITINQNKTVYEAIEAFAKHKVGSLLVVDNENNTVGIVGARDLLMETLRVVDGIKKNKVKDIMTKEVIVASPDDDLERVEKIMTKNRVRHLPIFDSGKIAGIVSIGDLVKAQLKDLHVENHYLKDYVSGKYPG from the coding sequence ATGAAAGTCAAAGACATTCTTTCTGACAAAGGTTCTTTTGTCATCACTATCAATCAGAACAAGACTGTTTACGAGGCTATTGAAGCTTTCGCCAAACACAAAGTCGGCTCTCTCCTCGTCGTGGACAACGAAAACAATACGGTGGGAATCGTCGGCGCCCGCGATCTGTTGATGGAAACGCTGCGCGTGGTCGACGGCATCAAGAAGAACAAAGTCAAGGATATTATGACAAAAGAGGTTATTGTCGCGTCGCCGGATGACGACCTCGAACGCGTGGAAAAGATTATGACCAAAAATCGCGTTCGTCATCTGCCGATTTTTGATTCCGGTAAAATTGCCGGTATTGTTTCCATCGGCGATCTGGTGAAAGCGCAATTGAAAGATCTGCATGTGGAAAATCATTATTTGAAAGATTACGTCAGCGGCAAATATCCTGGTTGA
- a CDS encoding nitroreductase, with translation MKSLIELLQARKATRAISTKPLSEEIIETLMEAAQLSASCFNKQPWRFLFLTEKEALKKGRQALAGGNSWALKAPLLIVGFTKPDLDCQLPDGREYYLFDLGMATQNILLQATELNLVARPMAGFDPEIIKQEFHLSDDLEVVIMIAVGEEGDLAELDEKLQQRSLAPRVRNALRENFYLNEKIIPFK, from the coding sequence TTGAAATCTTTAATCGAGCTTTTACAAGCGCGCAAAGCGACGCGGGCGATTTCAACAAAGCCGCTTTCCGAAGAAATTATTGAAACGTTAATGGAGGCAGCGCAATTGTCTGCCTCCTGTTTCAACAAACAGCCGTGGCGTTTTTTGTTTCTGACGGAAAAAGAAGCTCTAAAAAAAGGTCGTCAGGCACTAGCTGGCGGAAATAGCTGGGCGCTGAAGGCGCCATTGTTGATTGTGGGATTTACAAAGCCGGATCTGGATTGCCAGCTTCCTGACGGACGCGAATATTATTTATTCGATCTGGGAATGGCGACGCAAAATATCCTGCTGCAAGCCACAGAGCTGAACCTGGTCGCCAGGCCAATGGCTGGTTTCGATCCCGAGATTATTAAACAAGAGTTTCATTTGTCCGATGATTTAGAAGTTGTCATTATGATTGCCGTGGGCGAAGAAGGCGATTTGGCGGAATTGGACGAAAAATTGCAACAGCGGTCACTGGCGCCGCGCGTGCGGAATGCGCTGCGAGAAAATTTTTATTTGAATGAAAAAATAATTCCATTCAAATGA
- a CDS encoding DUF2892 domain-containing protein, whose amino-acid sequence MKKNIGSLDKTLRIILGLVILIVGIVAQSWWGLIGLIPLVTGLVGNCPLYSIFGISTCKVEQKK is encoded by the coding sequence ATGAAAAAGAATATTGGCTCACTGGATAAAACTTTGCGTATTATTCTGGGACTTGTCATTTTAATCGTTGGAATCGTAGCACAAAGCTGGTGGGGATTGATCGGATTAATCCCGCTGGTCACCGGACTTGTCGGCAATTGCCCGCTTTATTCCATATTTGGGATTTCCACGTGCAAAGTGGAACAAAAAAAATAA
- a CDS encoding desulfoferrodoxin — protein MEKLQIYKCEICGNIVELIHVGGGQLVCCGQPMTLLDEQTADSATEKHVPVIEKSGNEVTVKVGSVPHPMEEKHYIEFIELLADGRVYRKFLNPGGPAEAKFEVEAEKLSAREFCNVHGLWKSE, from the coding sequence ATGGAAAAGTTGCAAATTTATAAATGCGAAATTTGTGGCAACATTGTGGAACTCATTCATGTTGGCGGCGGCCAATTGGTCTGCTGCGGCCAGCCGATGACATTGCTGGACGAGCAAACTGCGGATTCAGCGACAGAAAAACACGTACCCGTGATCGAAAAATCCGGCAACGAAGTCACTGTCAAAGTGGGCAGCGTTCCCCATCCCATGGAAGAAAAACATTACATCGAATTCATCGAGCTGCTGGCTGACGGCCGCGTCTATCGCAAGTTTTTGAATCCGGGCGGACCCGCGGAAGCCAAATTTGAGGTGGAAGCAGAAAAATTGTCTGCGCGCGAATTCTGCAATGTCCACGGATTGTGGAAATCCGAATAA
- a CDS encoding MarR family transcriptional regulator — MGDVEEKVLKAMETAGKPVRPGDVAEITGLDKNSISKAIKQLKKEGKIISPKRCFYSPA, encoded by the coding sequence ATGGGAGATGTTGAAGAAAAAGTACTGAAAGCGATGGAAACAGCAGGAAAACCAGTTCGCCCCGGAGATGTGGCAGAAATTACCGGACTGGACAAAAATTCGATTTCCAAAGCAATCAAACAGTTGAAAAAAGAGGGGAAAATTATTTCCCCAAAACGCTGTTTTTATTCACCGGCATAA
- a CDS encoding ferredoxin, translating to MKASVDPDLCTGCELCVDICPDVFEMQDDVAVVKVDVVPADAEECTQEAVDSCPGEAITAE from the coding sequence ATGAAAGCTTCTGTTGATCCCGATCTCTGCACTGGATGCGAGTTGTGCGTTGATATCTGCCCTGATGTTTTCGAAATGCAAGACGACGTGGCAGTGGTTAAGGTGGATGTTGTTCCTGCCGATGCGGAAGAATGCACTCAGGAAGCGGTTGACAGTTGTCCTGGTGAAGCAATCACTGCTGAATAA